One stretch of Fictibacillus sp. b24 DNA includes these proteins:
- a CDS encoding YokU family protein: MKCLWCESEKAEQTGLTGYWELPDGSRAVEITVIPSVSCSSCGMEYQEDHVVDEIEDQLMLIDTKKIDSTISYTDLMSIPRFLKKNYFKI; encoded by the coding sequence ATGAAGTGTTTATGGTGTGAAAGTGAAAAAGCAGAACAGACAGGTCTAACGGGTTATTGGGAACTTCCAGATGGTTCGAGAGCCGTTGAAATAACTGTAATCCCTTCTGTTTCCTGCTCTTCTTGCGGCATGGAATATCAAGAGGACCATGTTGTAGATGAAATTGAGGATCAGCTTATGTTGATTGATACGAAGAAAATAGATTCAACGATTTCGTATACTGATTTAATGAGCATACCAAGGTTTTTAAAGAAAAACTACTTTAAGATTTAA
- the ablA gene encoding lysine 2,3-aminomutase, with protein MPVVNGLFKPKKHWKEFELWKDVTDEQWNDWLWQLTNTIRNLKDLKSIINLTPEEEEGVKISTMTIPLNITPYYAWLMDQDDPRCPIRMQSVPIGKEILKTKYDLEDPLHEDEDSPVPGLTHRYPDRVLFLVTNQCSMYCRYCTRRRFSGQIGMGVPKKQLDAAINYIRNNPQVRDCLISGGDGLLINDNILEYILKNLREIPHLEIIRIGTRAPVVFPQRITENLCNILKKYHPVWLNTHFNTSLEITEESKRACEMLANAGVPVGNQSVILAGINDSVPIMKKLMHDLVKIRVRPYYIYQCDLSEGIGHFRAPVSKGLEIIEGLRGHTSGYAVPTFVVDAPGGGGKIAVQPNYLISQSPEKVVLRNFEGVITSYPEPQNYQAGRADAYFNEVMGTDHIKPAIGVSALMRDEAFNLVPQGLKRLERREDYGSNPEHSSLKDKRDKRDELKEKKFKFEQQKDEGVSPSPEEQKNA; from the coding sequence ATGCCTGTAGTGAATGGATTATTTAAACCTAAGAAACATTGGAAAGAATTTGAGTTATGGAAAGATGTTACAGACGAGCAATGGAATGATTGGTTATGGCAGCTTACGAACACCATCAGAAATTTAAAGGACTTAAAGAGTATCATCAACCTGACACCTGAAGAAGAAGAGGGAGTCAAAATTTCGACGATGACAATCCCTTTAAATATAACACCTTATTATGCATGGCTAATGGATCAAGATGATCCAAGGTGTCCGATTCGTATGCAGTCAGTACCAATCGGCAAGGAAATTTTAAAGACGAAATACGATTTAGAAGATCCTTTACATGAGGATGAAGATTCTCCGGTTCCAGGATTAACACATCGTTATCCAGACCGCGTACTCTTTCTCGTAACCAATCAATGTTCAATGTATTGCCGTTATTGTACGAGAAGAAGGTTCTCTGGGCAGATTGGTATGGGTGTTCCAAAGAAACAGCTAGATGCAGCTATCAATTATATAAGAAACAATCCTCAAGTTAGAGACTGTTTAATCTCAGGTGGTGACGGATTACTAATTAATGACAACATCCTGGAATATATTTTAAAGAACCTAAGAGAAATCCCACATCTTGAAATCATTAGAATTGGTACACGTGCACCTGTCGTTTTCCCACAAAGAATTACAGAGAATTTATGCAATATTTTAAAGAAGTATCATCCGGTTTGGCTTAACACACATTTTAATACTTCATTAGAGATTACAGAAGAATCTAAAAGAGCATGTGAGATGCTTGCTAATGCCGGTGTTCCGGTAGGTAACCAGTCTGTAATTCTAGCTGGCATCAATGACAGTGTTCCGATTATGAAAAAGCTGATGCATGATCTTGTGAAAATTCGAGTTCGGCCTTATTACATCTACCAGTGCGATTTATCTGAGGGTATCGGGCATTTCCGAGCACCTGTTTCAAAAGGGTTGGAAATCATCGAAGGACTGCGTGGTCATACGTCCGGTTATGCTGTTCCGACTTTTGTAGTTGATGCTCCTGGAGGCGGAGGTAAGATTGCCGTTCAACCTAACTATTTAATCTCTCAATCACCAGAAAAAGTAGTTCTTAGAAATTTTGAGGGTGTTATCACTTCTTATCCAGAACCACAAAACTATCAAGCTGGCAGGGCTGATGCTTACTTCAATGAAGTTATGGGCACAGACCATATAAAGCCTGCCATCGGTGTTTCAGCTCTTATGCGAGATGAAGCTTTCAATCTCGTTCCACAAGGATTAAAACGTCTTGAAAGAAGAGAAGATTATGGATCTAATCCAGAGCATAGTTCTTTAAAAGATAAACGGGATAAACGAGATGAACTTAAAGAGAAAAAATTTAAGTTTGAACAGCAAAAAGACGAAGGAGTTTCACCGTCTCCTGAAGAACAAAAGAATGCATAG